A window of the Lactuca sativa cultivar Salinas chromosome 7, Lsat_Salinas_v11, whole genome shotgun sequence genome harbors these coding sequences:
- the LOC111892043 gene encoding sodium/calcium exchanger NCL2 encodes MKIYVKSGNFIIFLVILMEFYGKNEGATVTCEPKYEFLPCTSEPWGTLFLIVVYQYMVALGQKYISDGSNKFFSLIGPGIFGASLFHILSNFPTLFLVLQSGLSNNNGGSSTASSGMDMLTGSAVMSLTIIWPSVITFGSYDLADDDDVVTEQEPSFLTKLTAYGVTTDKATTYTARIMLMSLIPFIILQLPAIISSISITRVIILVTLIVVSSMYITYIMYQIFQPWIQNRRFEYVTKKFVKGKLQTLLSINGKPNVRLIREIFKGLDEDHDGKVSNAELKTFLLGIQLQADTATNDDFVENIMDQFDISGNESIEENEFVIILTKWLQEVEKPLSQNDYNPLTFLFKRNQEADREQRKALIPKKPRNAQSSILEFLGALSLILCGITMTVLVSSSFITNVVAFASYANVPSFLIPYFIIPCATNISRLLSTISSATQKTERATSLTFSRIYSGVAMSSMSTLTVFLLLVYIRDLPWDVSPQVFVVLIIGGGMAILTSIRTVYPLWMGYVVYLMYPISLLMLYLLTVTGA; translated from the exons ATGAAAATATACGTAAAAAGTgggaattttattatttttttggtgattttgatgGAGTTTTATGGAAAAAACGAGGGTGCAACAGTGACATGCGAACCTAAATACGAGTTCTTACCATGCACAAGCGAACCATGGGGAACGCTTTTCCTAATCGTGGTTTATCAATACATGGTGGCTCTTGGTCAGAAGTACATTTCTGATGGATCGAATAAGTTCTTCAGTCTTATCGGGCCGGGTATATTTGGCGCAAGTTTGTTTCATATTCTTTCAAACTTCCCTACACTTTTCCTTGTCTTGC AGTCTGGATTATCAAACAACAATGGAGGTTCTTCTACAGCTAGTTCCGGAATGGACATGTTAACAGGATCCGCAGTCATGAGTCTAACAATAATTTGGCCATCAGTCATAACTTTCGGAAGCTATGATCTTGCAGATGATGATGACGTGGTTACAGAGCAAGAGCCATCTTTCTTAACTAAATTAACAG CATATGGTGTTACAACTGATAAAGCAACAACATATACCGCAAGAATCATGCTCATGTCACTTATCCCTTTTATCATTCTCCAACTCCCAGCAATCATCAGTTCGATATCAATAACTCGAGTGATAATTTTAGTCACTCTCATCGTTGTCTCGTCTATGTACATTACTTACATTATGTATCAG ATCTTCCAACCTTGGATTCAAAACAGGAGATTTGAATATGTGACAAAAAAATTTGTCAAGGGCAAATTACAGACGCTACTCTCCATAAATGGGAAACCAAATGTGCGACTTATAAGAGA GATTTTTAAGGGACTTGATGAAGATCACGATGGTAAAGTGTCCAATGCTGAATTGAAAACTTTCCTACTAGGAATACAATTACAAGCAGACACTGCAACAAACGATGATTTTGTAGAAAATATTATGGATCAATTCGACATCTCAGGCAATGAATCTATTGAAGAGAATGAGTTCGTAATAATTCTAACGAAATGGCTCCAAGAAGTAGAAAAGCCACTCTCTCAAAACGATTATAACCCTCTTACCTTCTTGTTCAAACGTAATCAG GAGGCAGATAGAGAACAACGAAAGGCTTTGATACCTAAGAAACCCCGTAATGCTCAAAGTTCGATATTGGAGTTCTTGGGAGCTTTAAGCCTAATATTATGTGGGATCACTATGACTGTTCTCGTTTCATCATCATTTATAACGAATGTTGTGGCTTTTGCAAGTTATGCAAATGTCCCTTCCTTCCTCATCCCATACTTTATAATACCATGTGCCACAAACATATCACGTCTCTTATCAACCATAAGCTCTGCAACACAAAAGACGGAACGAGCCACGTCTTTAACATTTTCTAGG ATCTATTCAGGAGTCGCCATGAGTAGTATGAGTACTTTGACGGTATTTCTATTACTTGTGTACATAAGAGATCTGCCATGGGACGTATCCCCTCAAGTTTTTGTTGTCTTGATAATTGGTGGAGGGATGGCAATTTTGACAAGTATAAGGACAGTTTACCCACTTTGGATGGGTTACGTGGTTTATCTAATGTACCCTATTTCGCTACTAATGTTGTATTTGCTTACCGTTACTGGGGCATAA